The following proteins are encoded in a genomic region of Arachis ipaensis cultivar K30076 chromosome B02, Araip1.1, whole genome shotgun sequence:
- the LOC107625634 gene encoding thymidylate kinase isoform X3, with protein MQRLAISFKTLVLQKSFNFRVQFFSNCSPKKLRMDNNLNCSIEGNKKGSRGALVVLEGLDRSGKSSQCTRLVNYLEGQRISAELWRFPDRNTDVGKMISAYLTNTSQLDDHTIHLLFSANRWEKRSLMETKLKSGTTLIVDRYSYSGVAFSSAKGLDIEWCKASEVGLLAPDLVAYLDISPEKAAERGGYGGERYEKLEFQKKVAESYKAIHDVSWKFVDAFQPIEDVEKQLQEIVFDCVTECQKGKKPLSLLWSK; from the exons ATGCAAAGGCTTGCAAT AAGTTTCAAAACACTAGTGTTGCAGAAATCATTCAATTTTCGGGTTCAGTTCTTCTCCAATTGTTCTCCTAAGAAGCTAAGAATGGATAATAATCTTAATTGTAGCATTGAGGGCAACAAAAAGGGGTCTAGAGGTGCCTTGGTTGTCCTAGAAGGCTTAGATCGTTCTGGAAAGTCCTCTCAGTGTACCAGACTAGTCAATTATTTGGAGGGTCAACGAATCTCTGCTGAGTTATGGAGATTTCCTGACAGAAACACTGATGTTGGGAAAATGATATCGGCCTATCTTACTAACACTTCACAATTGGATGATCATACTATTCATCTCCTCTTTAGTGCCAATCGTTGGGAGAAGAG GTCACTGATGGAAACCAAACTCAAATCTGGAACAACCCTCATTGTTGACCGCTATTCGTATTCTGGTGTGGCTTTCTCCTCTGCCAAGGGACTTGATATTGAGTGGTGTAAG GCTTCTGAGGTTGGGCTGCTTGCTCCGGATCTGGTAGCTTACCTTGATATTTCGCCAGAG AAAGCCGCAGAAAGAGGAGGGTATGGAGGCGAgagatatgaaaagttggagttTCAGAAGAAAGTTGCTGAAAGCTACAAAGCTATTCATGATGTCTCCTGGAAG TTTGTAGATGCTTTCCAACCCATTGAAGATGTGGAGAAACAGTTGCAAGAGATAGTGTTTGATTGTGTGACAGAGTGTCAGAAGGGGAAGAAGCCACTTTCCCTCTTGTGGTCAAAATAG
- the LOC107625634 gene encoding thymidylate kinase isoform X2 translates to MICSGRTRLKISRSFKTLVLQKSFNFRVQFFSNCSPKKLRMDNNLNCSIEGNKKGSRGALVVLEGLDRSGKSSQCTRLVNYLEGQRISAELWRFPDRNTDVGKMISAYLTNTSQLDDHTIHLLFSANRWEKRSLMETKLKSGTTLIVDRYSYSGVAFSSAKGLDIEWCKASEVGLLAPDLVAYLDISPEKAAERGGYGGERYEKLEFQKKVAESYKAIHDVSWKFVDAFQPIEDVEKQLQEIVFDCVTECQKGKKPLSLLWSK, encoded by the exons ATGATTTGCAGTGGAAGGACAAGATTGAAAATCAGCAG AAGTTTCAAAACACTAGTGTTGCAGAAATCATTCAATTTTCGGGTTCAGTTCTTCTCCAATTGTTCTCCTAAGAAGCTAAGAATGGATAATAATCTTAATTGTAGCATTGAGGGCAACAAAAAGGGGTCTAGAGGTGCCTTGGTTGTCCTAGAAGGCTTAGATCGTTCTGGAAAGTCCTCTCAGTGTACCAGACTAGTCAATTATTTGGAGGGTCAACGAATCTCTGCTGAGTTATGGAGATTTCCTGACAGAAACACTGATGTTGGGAAAATGATATCGGCCTATCTTACTAACACTTCACAATTGGATGATCATACTATTCATCTCCTCTTTAGTGCCAATCGTTGGGAGAAGAG GTCACTGATGGAAACCAAACTCAAATCTGGAACAACCCTCATTGTTGACCGCTATTCGTATTCTGGTGTGGCTTTCTCCTCTGCCAAGGGACTTGATATTGAGTGGTGTAAG GCTTCTGAGGTTGGGCTGCTTGCTCCGGATCTGGTAGCTTACCTTGATATTTCGCCAGAG AAAGCCGCAGAAAGAGGAGGGTATGGAGGCGAgagatatgaaaagttggagttTCAGAAGAAAGTTGCTGAAAGCTACAAAGCTATTCATGATGTCTCCTGGAAG TTTGTAGATGCTTTCCAACCCATTGAAGATGTGGAGAAACAGTTGCAAGAGATAGTGTTTGATTGTGTGACAGAGTGTCAGAAGGGGAAGAAGCCACTTTCCCTCTTGTGGTCAAAATAG
- the LOC107625634 gene encoding thymidylate kinase isoform X1, which yields MIYGTCTTASKSLSFKTLVLQKSFNFRVQFFSNCSPKKLRMDNNLNCSIEGNKKGSRGALVVLEGLDRSGKSSQCTRLVNYLEGQRISAELWRFPDRNTDVGKMISAYLTNTSQLDDHTIHLLFSANRWEKRSLMETKLKSGTTLIVDRYSYSGVAFSSAKGLDIEWCKASEVGLLAPDLVAYLDISPEKAAERGGYGGERYEKLEFQKKVAESYKAIHDVSWKFVDAFQPIEDVEKQLQEIVFDCVTECQKGKKPLSLLWSK from the exons ATGATCTATGGCACTTGTACCACAGCTTCTAAGTCACT AAGTTTCAAAACACTAGTGTTGCAGAAATCATTCAATTTTCGGGTTCAGTTCTTCTCCAATTGTTCTCCTAAGAAGCTAAGAATGGATAATAATCTTAATTGTAGCATTGAGGGCAACAAAAAGGGGTCTAGAGGTGCCTTGGTTGTCCTAGAAGGCTTAGATCGTTCTGGAAAGTCCTCTCAGTGTACCAGACTAGTCAATTATTTGGAGGGTCAACGAATCTCTGCTGAGTTATGGAGATTTCCTGACAGAAACACTGATGTTGGGAAAATGATATCGGCCTATCTTACTAACACTTCACAATTGGATGATCATACTATTCATCTCCTCTTTAGTGCCAATCGTTGGGAGAAGAG GTCACTGATGGAAACCAAACTCAAATCTGGAACAACCCTCATTGTTGACCGCTATTCGTATTCTGGTGTGGCTTTCTCCTCTGCCAAGGGACTTGATATTGAGTGGTGTAAG GCTTCTGAGGTTGGGCTGCTTGCTCCGGATCTGGTAGCTTACCTTGATATTTCGCCAGAG AAAGCCGCAGAAAGAGGAGGGTATGGAGGCGAgagatatgaaaagttggagttTCAGAAGAAAGTTGCTGAAAGCTACAAAGCTATTCATGATGTCTCCTGGAAG TTTGTAGATGCTTTCCAACCCATTGAAGATGTGGAGAAACAGTTGCAAGAGATAGTGTTTGATTGTGTGACAGAGTGTCAGAAGGGGAAGAAGCCACTTTCCCTCTTGTGGTCAAAATAG